A region from the Polaribacter sp. Hel1_33_78 genome encodes:
- a CDS encoding SAM-dependent methyltransferase, translated as MTGKLYLIPTTLGETEPLEVMPLSVKKVVEQIDYYIVENEKSARKFIKKISPKKQQSSLHIMLLDKYAEEIETHKYLDVCQQGINIGLLSEAGVPAVADPGATIVKLAHQKNIQVVPLVGPSSILMAMMSSGMNGQNFAFNGYLPIDKGDRKRALKDLEKLSKDKNQAQIFIETPYRNEKMFADLKATLAPTTYLCIAVDITLPTEYIKTMMVKDWKHQQPDLHKKPAIFIIQK; from the coding sequence ATGACAGGTAAACTCTATTTAATTCCGACAACTCTGGGCGAGACAGAACCTTTAGAAGTAATGCCTTTATCTGTAAAAAAGGTGGTAGAGCAAATAGATTATTATATTGTTGAGAATGAGAAGTCAGCTAGAAAGTTTATCAAAAAAATATCACCTAAAAAACAACAGTCCTCTTTACATATTATGTTGCTAGACAAATATGCAGAAGAAATAGAAACTCATAAATATTTAGATGTTTGCCAACAAGGAATTAATATTGGTTTGTTATCTGAAGCTGGAGTTCCTGCGGTGGCAGATCCAGGAGCAACTATAGTGAAATTAGCGCATCAAAAAAACATACAAGTTGTTCCTTTAGTAGGGCCATCATCTATTTTAATGGCAATGATGAGTTCTGGAATGAATGGACAAAATTTTGCTTTCAATGGTTATTTGCCAATTGATAAAGGAGATAGAAAACGAGCATTAAAAGATTTAGAAAAGTTATCTAAGGATAAAAATCAAGCTCAAATTTTTATAGAAACTCCTTATAGAAATGAAAAAATGTTTGCAGATTTAAAAGCAACTTTAGCGCCAACAACTTATTTGTGTATTGCTGTAGATATTACGCTGCCAACCGAATATATAAAAACAATGATGGTAAAAGATTGGAAACATCAACAACCAGACTTGCACAAAAAGCCAGCTATTTTTATTATTCAAAAGTAA
- a CDS encoding peptidoglycan-binding protein LysM — translation MNSKLKENNNKSYPKFSDYNIPYLQNNFVAFKQALAFKESQGKYTVVNTLGYLGKYQFGRTTLERFEIYNTKEFLQNPELQEKAFTALCKVNKWILRKDIKNSVGKTINGIEITESGILAAAHLGGAGNVKKYLRSNGVKCFSDAYGSSIQIYLKKFGGYDVSSIVADRKAKV, via the coding sequence ATGAATAGTAAATTAAAAGAAAACAACAATAAATCGTATCCAAAATTTTCAGATTACAACATTCCTTATTTACAAAATAATTTTGTTGCTTTTAAACAAGCACTCGCCTTTAAAGAATCTCAAGGAAAATATACTGTTGTAAATACCTTAGGCTATTTAGGAAAGTATCAATTTGGAAGAACTACTTTAGAACGTTTTGAAATTTACAACACCAAAGAATTTTTACAAAATCCAGAATTGCAGGAAAAAGCATTTACTGCTTTATGTAAAGTAAACAAATGGATTTTAAGAAAGGACATTAAAAATTCTGTTGGTAAAACCATTAACGGGATTGAAATTACAGAATCAGGAATTCTAGCTGCTGCACATTTAGGTGGTGCAGGAAATGTAAAAAAATACTTACGAAGTAATGGAGTAAAATGCTTTTCTGATGCTTATGGCTCTTCTATACAAATATATCTGAAAAAATTTGGAGGCTATGATGTTTCTAGTATTGTCGCAGACAGAAAAGCAAAAGTGTAA
- a CDS encoding low molecular weight protein-tyrosine-phosphatase encodes MIKILMVCLGNICRSPLAEGILKSKMNPQNFLIDSAGTAAYHKGNAPDKRSIEVARKYGINIADQKARKFTIKDFDTFNYIFVMDDRNYQDILMLARNQKEESKVQMILNEIHPTQNLSVPDPYYGGNQGFEHVYTMLEEACEIIANKLS; translated from the coding sequence ATGATAAAAATACTAATGGTGTGCTTAGGGAATATTTGTCGTTCACCTTTAGCAGAAGGTATTTTGAAATCTAAAATGAATCCTCAAAATTTTCTTATAGACTCAGCAGGAACTGCAGCTTACCATAAAGGTAATGCTCCTGATAAGCGCTCAATTGAAGTTGCTAGAAAATACGGAATTAATATTGCAGATCAAAAAGCAAGAAAATTTACAATCAAAGATTTTGATACTTTTAATTATATTTTTGTGATGGATGATCGTAATTATCAAGATATTTTGATGTTGGCAAGAAATCAAAAAGAGGAGAGTAAAGTGCAAATGATTTTAAATGAAATACATCCTACTCAAAATTTAAGTGTTCCAGATCCATATTATGGAGGAAATCAGGGTTTTGAACATGTGTATACAATGTTAGAAGAAGCTTGTGAAATCATAGCAAATAAATTGTCTTAA